CTGTTCGTAAGAAGGGTGGTGACGTCGAGTCCGTCCGCGCCGATGAGGTCGACTACCTCGATGTTTCCCCGCGTCAGATGGTCTCCGTGGCTACCGCCATGATTCCGTTCCTCGAGCACGACGACGCTAACCGTGCCCTGATGGGTGCGAACATGCAGCGTCAGGCTGTGCCGCTGCTGCGTTCGGAGGCTCCGTTCGTCGGTACCGGTATGGAGCAGCGTGCTGCTTACGACGCCGGCGATGTCATTGTCGCTTCGGTCACCGGTGTGGTCGAGACGGTGTCGGCAGACTTCATCACCATCATGGACGATGAGGGCCAGCGCCACACCTACCTGCTGCGCAAGTTCGAACGCACCAACCAGGGCACCTGCTACAACCAGAAGCCACTGGTTGACGAAGGCCAGCGTGTTGAGGCCGGCCAGGTCATCGCTGATGGTCCGGGTACCGACAACGGTGAGATGGCACTTGGTAAGAACCTGCTCGTGGCATTCATGCCGTGGGAAGGACACAACTACGAGGACGCCATCATCCTGAACCAGCGCATGGTTGAGGAGGACATCCTGACCTCGATTCACATCGAGGAGCATGAGATTGATGCCCGCGACACCAAGCTGGGTCCGGAGGAAATCACCCGTGACATCCCGAACGCATCCGAGGAGATGCTGAAGGATCTGGATGACCGCGGTATCGTCCGCATCGGTGCCGACGTTCGCGACGGTGACATCCTGGTCGCTAAGACCACCCCGAAGGGTGAGACTGAGCTGACTCCGGAGGAGCGCCTGCTGCGCGCTATCTTCGGCGAGAAGTCCCGCGAGGTCCGTGACACCTCCATGCGTGTCCCGCACGGTGAGTCCGGCAAGGTCATCGGCGTCCGCGTCTTCTCCCGTGAAGACGATGACGACCTGGCACCGGGTGTCAACGAGATGGTCCGCGTCTACGTTGCGCAGAAGCGCAAGATCCAGGACGGCGACAAGATGGCAGGTCGCCACGGTAACAAGGGTGTTATCGGCAAGATCCTGCCGCAGGAGGACATGCCGTTCCTGCCGGACGGCACCCCGGTCGACATCATTCTGAACACCCACGGTGTTCCGCGTCGTATGAACATCGGCCAGGTCCTCGAGGTTCACCTCGGCTGGCTGGCGAAGGCCGGCTGGAGCATTGAGGGCGACCCGGATTGGGCTAAGCGTCTTCCGGCAGACCTGCACGACGTTCCGTCCGACTCCCTGGTCGCAACCCCAGTGTTCGACGGTGCTGAGAACGAGGAGCTCGCTGGTCTGCTCGCGTCGTCCCGCCCGAACCGTGACGGCGAGGTGCTGGTCAACGCTGACGGTAAGGCCACGCTGTTCGACGGCCGCTCTGGCGAGAAGTTCCCGTTCCCGGTTTCGGTGGGCTACATGTACATGCTGAAGCTGCACCACCTGGTCGACGAGAAGATTCACGCTCGTTCCACCGGTCCGTACTCCATGATTACCCAGCAGCCGCTGGGTGGTAAGGCTCAGTTCGGTGGTCAGCGCTTCGGTGAGATGGAGGTGTGGGCAATGCAGGCATACGGCGCTGCCTACACCCTGCAGGAGCTGCTCACTATCAAGTCCGATGACGTGGTTGGCCGCGTCAAGGTCTACGAGGCAATCGTGAAGGGCGACAACATTCCGGATCCGGGTATTCCGGAGTCGTTCAAGGTGCTTCTGAAGGAACTGCAGTCGCTCTGCCTGAACGTTGAGGTCCTTTCGGCCGACGGCGTTCCGGTTGAGTTGGGCTCCTCCGACGATGAGGAACTCGACCACGCGACCGCTTCCCTCGGCATTAACCTGTCCCGCGATGAGCGTTCCGACGCTGACTCCGCATAGTTTCTCGCTTAACGACGAAACATTGCGTGAGTATCAGGGTCGGGAAGCCCTAACTCGCGAATAACCCAACACAGACGACAACGTACAAAAACCTCCGCAGAGAATTTGGTTTCCGCATTACTTCGATGCGGAGGGAAAGGGAAAACAGGTGCTCGACGTCAACAACTTTGACGAGCTCCGGATTGGGCTCGCTACCGCCGACGACATCCGCCGCTGGTCTCGCGGTGAGGTCAAGAAGCCCGAGACGATTAACTACCGTACGCTGAAGCCGGAAAAGGATGGCCTTTTCTGTGAGCGTATCTTTGGCCCGACCCGTGACTGGGAGTGTGCTTGTGGTAAGTACAAGCGCGTTCGCTTCAAGGGCATCATCTGTGAACGCTGTGGCGTTGAGGTGACCAAGTCGAAGGTTCGCCGTGAGCGCATGGGCCACATTGAGCTGGCCGCTCCGGTCACTCACATCTGGTACTTCAAGGGTGTGCCGTCCCGCCTCGGCTACCTGCTCGATTTGGCTCCGAAGGATCTGGAAAAGATCATCTACTTCGCTGCCAACATCATCACTTCTGTGGATGAAGAGGCTCGCCACAACGACCAGGAAACCCTCGAAGCAGACATGCTCGTGGACAAGAAGCTGGTTGAGGACGACCGCGACCAGGAGCTGGCCGAGCGCGCCCAGACCCTGGAAGAGGATCTGGCTGAGCTCGAGGCAGCCGGTGCCAAGGCTGACGCCCGCAAGAAGGTTCAGTCTGCAG
The sequence above is drawn from the Corynebacterium jeikeium genome and encodes:
- a CDS encoding DNA-directed RNA polymerase subunit beta: MLEGRILAVSRQTKAVTGIPGASKRYSFAKIQEPIAVPGLLDLQRESFAWLIGTPEWRARRQEELGEDARVTSGLEDILEELSPIEDYSQKMSLTLSDPWFDSVKNTVDESKDKDINYSAPLYVTAEFTNRETGEIKSQTVFIGDFPMMTDKGTFIVNGTERVVVSQLVRSPGVYFDETIDKSTERPLHSVKIIPSRGAWLEFDVDKRDTVGVRIDRKRRQPVTVLLKAFGWTTEEIKERFGFSEIMMATLEKDGVANTDEALLEIYRKQRPGEPPTRESALALLENNFFKPKRYDLAKVGRYKVNRKLGLGADASGEMVLTEQDIATTIEYLVRLHDGENVMTSPEGVEIPVETDDIDHFGNRRLRTVGELIQNQVRVGLSRMERVVRERMTTQDVESIQPTTLINVRPVSAAIREFFGTSQLSQFMDQNNSLSGLTHKRRLSALGPGGLTRDRAGLEVRDVHPSHYGRMCPIETPEGPNIGLIGLLSCYARVNPFGFIETPYRRVRDGVITDEVDYLTADEEDRYVVAQANTPIDENGHFVQETLSVRKKGGDVESVRADEVDYLDVSPRQMVSVATAMIPFLEHDDANRALMGANMQRQAVPLLRSEAPFVGTGMEQRAAYDAGDVIVASVTGVVETVSADFITIMDDEGQRHTYLLRKFERTNQGTCYNQKPLVDEGQRVEAGQVIADGPGTDNGEMALGKNLLVAFMPWEGHNYEDAIILNQRMVEEDILTSIHIEEHEIDARDTKLGPEEITRDIPNASEEMLKDLDDRGIVRIGADVRDGDILVAKTTPKGETELTPEERLLRAIFGEKSREVRDTSMRVPHGESGKVIGVRVFSREDDDDLAPGVNEMVRVYVAQKRKIQDGDKMAGRHGNKGVIGKILPQEDMPFLPDGTPVDIILNTHGVPRRMNIGQVLEVHLGWLAKAGWSIEGDPDWAKRLPADLHDVPSDSLVATPVFDGAENEELAGLLASSRPNRDGEVLVNADGKATLFDGRSGEKFPFPVSVGYMYMLKLHHLVDEKIHARSTGPYSMITQQPLGGKAQFGGQRFGEMEVWAMQAYGAAYTLQELLTIKSDDVVGRVKVYEAIVKGDNIPDPGIPESFKVLLKELQSLCLNVEVLSADGVPVELGSSDDEELDHATASLGINLSRDERSDADSA